The window GTTTCTTCCACCAGGGAACAGACTTTAAATACCAGTTACAGATACAGGTCCTCTATAGTTAAAGCTCTCCAGTGAAACTATAGACACACCTTGCAAGTCTAGACAGATAGGAAGGTACTAGTTTAAAAATTCAGTCTAAAAAAAGACTGTGCTATAGCTATCTTTTTAGCAAATTAGTACTTAACAAATTTACTCTGGTTTACAAACAGAATATGGAGGGTGGAGGCCTAGTGgcatgttgatttttttttttttaatctagcctttcaaaaagtaattaaaatcaTGGTGGTGGGGAGGGCAATTACCTTTTATCCTTAATTGTACTATTAGAATGAGCTTCCTTTTTACAAGTGTAGTGATTTTGATACCTTGTGACTCCTGAATTTGTTGGAGTAACAGACTTTTCTCAGTGTAGTGGTATTTCAAAAAGAGTCAAATCCTGACACTGACATTCCCTTGAATAAtgtgggttttattttagtttGCAAGTGCAAcgaggttttggtttttttctttttaaggctTAATCATTTCAGATTAAATATTATTGCAACTTCAACTAATACCATCACAATTATCTTATGCCTTTATGAGTTAGTATCATCTAGATGCCTGATTTTGAATGTATACCATTTCATACTGAATAttacaggagaaggaaaaaaaccatgaaGAATTATTATGCACAGTTGGCTGGTTTTAAgctctaaattttaaaatatcaaggacaataaaaatatttatttttataagctTGCATCCAGTAAGAAACTTGAAGCTAGCGGTTATTATTGATGCTTACAATTTTGGGTCTGACTTAATTAATGACTAGGTTACTATATTTAAATATAGcacattaaattttaaatatgtttgtTCATTGATCAGTACAGttgtaaaaaaaatcagaatgaaaaTTTTTTGAAGTACAAgcttaaatacaaaaaaaattacaggggataatatcagggaaaaaaagttagTGTCATGTTCAGAGTTTGGTGATATGTTTAAACTATACATACTTTTCTAAAACAGAATTCTTCCAACATTTTCTGCTCATGCAATTGGTTTCAGTAAAACATTTGAACTAGGTGTTAACTATCTCTTGATAGTTGCTATCCAGCATAAGGATTTTGTATTTAATTGAATACCTGTATTAATTTCTACCATGgaaaattttcagcttttcagtATAAATGATTGATTAGGTAAGTAGTGACATtagttttaataatttttaagaaatttatTAAATAGTTAAAGTAgtatttttaagggttttttttttagttaataCATTTGAGAACAACTGCTCAGCAGTCCTTTGATATAGGCCTACCCTGTTTTAAGGATATTTAAAGGATATTAGCTTTTATCTTGGAAATTACTTTTTCCAGTGGTGAttatctctttttctgtttaaggaatctgtgtgtgtgcacacacgtGTGTGTTTAATATATTGTAATGAAGAGCTTGTGATGCACCACtgcagcttttttaaaaattgaaagggAAAATTTTACCTGCAAAGAGCACTAGactattttttccattttctgttagCTTGTcaagttttctttaaatatagaaattaaaatgtctttagAAATATCTTTAAGTGTATCCTGAAGAGCACTCAGTACACTTGGGTATTTAAATATCAAAGAGTGGAATTCAGGAGAGATGGATCCATTCTTTCCTCTGCCACAACCTTGAACCTCACTCATTCTCAGTGCCCCAGTTAGTGAAATGAGAGTGATACCAAGCTTGCCAGGTTCTTGGTGAGGTTTGCTTTCATTAATAGTTAAGATAGTTTGAAATACCAGAAAGTTAACATTGTTGTAATTATAGTTAGGCTCAAGAAGCTGtatttcaaattattctttttgtctttaattttttcattattatttttcttaatggtAGTTTAGTGCTATCACTGATAAGATGCACATCATTGCTAGTGACACTTGCAAGTATGATTGAATACTGCAAATAGAACAGAACTGTTTTGTAAACATCAGGTTTTTAGGCTTGAGTTTAACCGTTATAGCAAACATTAGATGTGGTATTTTACtgtaatttatattttgttttgatttgttttcattttcagttcaaGCTCAACAGCTGATGCAAATTCAGAGGAAACAGCTAatttggaaaaaggaaaatcaacaTTAAACAAAGTTTTGGAGTCTTTTTGTTCATATCACTGGCAACAGACTTTGGCTATGTTAAAATTCCTATTACAGGATGAAAATGTTTCTATAGTTTGCAGTTGCAAGCAAACACATTTGGTCCACTCTGAAACTCCCAGTTCCCTTACTGAAGAGGACGTTCACGTTCCATTTTGCAGTTGCAATGGACACATGCTGACAAAAAGGTGCTGTTTACAAAATCAAAGGCCAAACACTTGTTTACCACCTCTGTCTGTTTGTATTAAAGATTTCCATTCTTTGTCATGCCAAGCTGTAGCAATTGGATGTATTAAGACAATGGTGAACAAAGCATGTAGTTCTCCTAAGTATTGTGCTGAGCAGTTGCAAAATTATAACAGGCATtctgtgaaagcagcagcatgTACATACTCAGCTAAGGACTGTGACCTCTTAAGCAGCATTAAAAATTCAAACAGATCTCGCAGTCCATCGCCACCTCCACTATCACCTGTACACAGTAAAGAATTTGAATTGTCAGAAGGAATGGTTATGGACTTTCCAACTTTAGACAACAACAAGCTTGAAATATCCATCAACCAGCCTCCATCCCTCTTGCCAGCTGAAGGAAGCAAAGGAGAGTTTGAGTATAAGGGTAAAACATGCGAAGGAAAAGAGATTGATTATTCAGATGGAGCACTGGGATCAGCAGACCAGGAAAGCAATGATGGTTATATGAACTCTGAGAAAGGTGAACATTCTGCAATTTTTCAAGATTTAATGGACCGCATTAATGAGAAGTTGAAATCAATAGACACTACAGATCTAGCCACAAATCTTGTAAAACTTTCTAGCAGTGACAGGGCACCAGAAAATGATGTCAAATTAGGAGACTTCATAACTTCTCTTTTGCATAATGCTAAGGCAAGTGATTACAGCTTTATGGAATTACTTCGTCAACATGATAAAcaagtggaaaataaaattattcagacAAGATTTCGCAAGCGTCAGGAAACTTTATTTGCAACGTATAATTCTCCTGACTCACCAGTCATTCGACGACAGTCCTTGCAAATCAAGAGGGAGCTTGCAAGCCTTGATGAAACTCTTGTACGAAAAAAGTCAATTTCTGAGAGAAATGCAAAGAGATCtacaaaaaaaattgataaaatgCATCCAAGTAAAAGACATAGTTTTACTGTAATAGGAGATGAGACTTTGCAACATCTTGAAAGTAATCCATGCACGAATTGCCAAACCAAACCAATGTGCTTTCCAGTACACCAAACAGAGTCTTTCAATCTACCTCTTACTAATTTTCAGACCAGCTCCAGCTTTTTAGTTCTTTCAGAAAACAGTGCTATTGCAGCCAGCCAAGCAAAACTCCCAAATACACAAGGAGATTGTGCAACCTTAAAAGAGACTGGTCAGATTCCTCTGAAGGATGAGAGTAATGAAATCTTGGGTAGAACTAAACGTAACATTGTGCCTCCTGGGTGGTACTCTGTGTATGTAACAAACAATATCATGTTTAGAAAGTCATCCAGTACAAAAAAGTCCTTGAAAAGtttggaaaaaatgagaataaataaaaatcttcatGCTGAAAGATGCAGTGACATAAATATAAGCAAAATTGTAAGAGACACAAATCTGCAAGTTGTTGTGGAGCGTTTAGAAGATACAATAAACTTATCCAGGAAGACTAGCAACTCATTGTTGGATAGTTACAAAATGAGCCAAAAATTAAAAGGCAATGCTTATGAACAGGTTATGAACTCAGCTCCTAGAAGGGGCTTACCTTTCACTCTGAGCGAAATGGGATGCACAGGACAAACCTTCCTTCCACATTCACATGTGCCAAGCAGCAGTAAAATCAAAGCAATTTGTGTTGCATCAAACACGCAAGAAACTGTTATAGATCAAGAAATTAATGACGGCCTTTTGAAATCTCTGACCTTTAACTCAAGCAGTTCAGCTTCCGGTAGCGGGGACTTGCATGTAACTTCTGAAGCCGGGGAGATCCCGTCTCCCTTAAACTACTCTAGCCCTATTAAGCTTATGTTTGTCTCAGAAGTTAACAGTCATGAAGGAGTCAAGTACACGTTGACATCTGCAGCTGCATCTACTAAGGGAAGCACAGATCTTTGTTTGTTTCAGGGGCACACAAACGCTTTGTTAGATAAACAGGCCACAGGTGACCTTTCACAAGCAGTCTGTGTCAAGGGTTGTGATTGCAGTGAAAATGATACTAAGGAGAGGTCAAGCTGCGTTTATGCAGAAGCTCTTACAAGCTCTTGTCCAGTTGGTCAAATTAACATAAATGACTCAAAAAAAAATGATGAAGTTGTGGAGAAATCAAGCAGTAGCAGTGAATtagttttcaaaagaaaacctGGTAGACCAAAGAAAATAGGTCCTCAAGTAGTTAAGCAGGTTAAGAGACCAATTGGACGGCCTCCTAAACCAAAAGTAGACATGAGTGGAAGCACAAAACCTAAACCTGAACTTAGCTGTGGTGGTAAAAGCCTCAAGTCTGATGCAGCAGCAATGGAAGAAGttaacagcaacaaaaatattACTGTGACAGTTGTTTTTGGAAGGTCAAGAAGAACTAAGAGACATGTTTCTGAAGGTAATCTAAATCTCATCAGCATTCTGCCCACACAACGCATTGATTCTAATTTTGCCAATGATCCCAGCAAAGCAAGGCACAATGCAGAAACTGGAAGTGCTTTGACTGAAACAGTAAAAGCCTTCCAGAATCCTTCTGCTGAAAAGGAGGTCTCTGGTTATGACTATGTCAGGCCTATCAAGGGTAATCTGGCATCACCACATCCTTGCAGCAATGTTATACGGCAGATTAAGAAACCATTAACCACTGTTCGAAAACCTGGCAGGCcagcaaaagtaaaaatttCCGGCATATCAGTGACTGTCAGTAGACTTTCAcctcaggaaagaaaagtgagCATCAGCAATAGTTTGCCTCCTTTACAACAGCAGAATGTGTTAGAGAAAAGCAcatcacaggaaagaaaaaatcaacTGTGCAATAATATGGGTCAAGTAAAGAACATGCAGAAAGATTCTAGAGAGGATGGATCACACAGTGTTACTACAGCAGTGTCAAGAAAACGTGAAATTCCATCGAGACACTCTGCTAGAGACAGAAAACCTTCACTGCATTTTTTGCATTCACTAGCATCTTCTAGTCCATTCACTTGTAGAAGTGCCTTACTACATAAATCTTACAAGCTTCATTTGAAAAAAGCTAAAGAGCGAAAGGAAAAACTTACACAATCAAGTCAGTGCACAGCATCCAGGGATACCTCAGAACAGAGAAATCCAGGAAATGCTAAAAAGGATCTTAAGGATGGTGGATTCGGGCCCATTAATGAGGTATCATCAGATCCCATTTTTTCGTCAAATCCCTCTCTCAGGTGGTGGCCTACTTCCACTTCAAGCGACACCTTGTTGGAAGAACTAAACAATAGATTTGAACAGATGACTAATACTTGGTTGAGAGTGGGGGGAAGTGAGTTTGACAAATGTGTATGTGAAAAAAGAGATCCCATTGAACGAGACTGTAATACTGAAATGTCGGACCCTTTAGACTCCTGCCTTGTAGGACTTGAAACATCACctataaaaatgcttttccagaAAAAGTGTAATATGAATGAACTCTGCACCTGGTTTATGCAAACTACAGAAACGCAGTCTCTCTCTCTTGTGAGAAAGGCAAATGCTCGCAATCCCTTAGAAGTAGTTAGTACTAAAGAGATAAAGATGGAAACTAAACAATCTGATCCTAGCACTTGCCCTTTCAGAAAGCACTTTAAAAAGTTTGCACTATCCTCCCCTTCAAAACCAGCAGGGAAATTGCAAATATTACATAATATGGTGAGGTCTCCAGTCTTAAGCATGAAAAGTAATTTCACTTTAGccagattaaaaagaaatgaatttAAGAAGTTGCAGCGTGATAGGtgggaacaaacaaaaaagctctATAATCAGGCTCCTGGAGGCTGgaaatcaaaaaagaaaaatctgcagtTGTTTTGCCAAAGCCAATTGTTTAAGAGTACGAGTGGGGGAGCCAATGATGAAACACCCAagctgcaggagaaaaatgCAGTAGAAATCCAGCCCACTCAGACTTTGGTAGAGTCTCAGAATAGCCTCTTGCCAACTGAAAATGAAACCAGAGATGCATTTGTTGAACAGATGATGGGATTGTCTGACTTTAACCCACATCCTGGTTTAGCAAATATACTTAAGTCACATTCAGAGGCAAATGGAACAATTCATTGCCAGCAAAATGttagaaaagaacaaaatcaagATAAACTGTTTCAAAATACTTGGAAAGCCAAAACCTTTAAAGACTGTAGGatatttctgagaaaaatcAACCATATTGAGCAGCACAATTCACTTAAATTAAATAATGTCATTTATTCTCCTGAAGCTGTCGACAGTAAAAGCACTCAGGCCtatatggaagaaaaaagacatcCTCTTTTAAGGTCCCATTCTACTAAACAAAATACattaaagaaacaagaaaatgaagTGGAAACATCTAAAGGATCTAATTCTTCTAAAGTGATTGAAAAGCTGGATGGCCAGtttcacagcagaaaattaAGTAGTGGTGTAAACCAGGACGATAATCCTGCTGGTAGTTCTGAAGGTCTTACTAgaataaacaaaaggaaaagtccACAATGGGAGACCACTGACACAAATTTAAGAAAAAGGCATAAGAGACAGTCATGCAGTAGTGGACAAATGGCACCTTATTACCCAAAGTACCAAGTAGGTAAGTTCTTGTTCCCCACTTCATCTTAAAATTGAAATCCTAAAGAATTGGAGAAGTCAAACAACTAAGCACTTTTTTGTTTATTGCATGTTactcattttaatttcagacaAGTCATGAAATCAAACATTGCATAACATCAGAATAATTCAGAAagtgcaattttaaaatgtttataatGTTTTGCACCACTCTTTCAGCTCTGATAAGCTAACCAATATAGTTTAGAAAGACAAGAAGTCAAGTTCTGGCATTGTGAAGTCAGTCACAACTGGCTGTTGACTTCAAAGGACTTTCATTCCATTGTGTAGTTTCTCATAGTGTGAGGAGGAATAAGCTATAAAATAAAGCATAAATTCAGTGCATTAGCATATAGCTGGTTTTAAAAAACTCATTGGATGATTGCTGTTACAAATCTGTAATAGTTTTGTAATTTTACAGTAAAATATAGTATTTTGTACTTCTGAAAATTATTCAGTCGGAGACTCAGTTTAGTATCCTTTCCATGCCAAATGAAATCTGCTGACTAAGGGGTTTGCACATTGAATCCTTACACagcaatttaaaatgcaaaattatttttcacaagAACAATATACAGTTACTCTGCTAAATACTTTGGCTTGGAATCTTTTTAGGCTAGtgtgaaattaaatattttttttaagatagaTATTTATACATACATTGTAATAAAACTGTGATCTCAAAAAGGCCATTATATTACGTAGAAAGAGGACATATTTCTTAATTATTTCATAATTATTTCTTCTGATGGGTGAAGAGATATCCTTAAACAGAAGTCTTAACTCATTTCAACAAAATTACTAAGGTGTGAAATCCTCGCCAAGTAAAATGCAACTCCTGCAATGTGATTTAAGTTACTGTCTTTGTAGAAACAATATTGTATTAGCTAATCTGATATATTGGCCAAATATAAAAACCTTATTCAAAATATCAGGTCAAAATTTTAGGTTCTCCTTTGTAGTCTATCTTTTAGAAAAGGATCTCTGATAATAAATGGAAAGGTTAATTTAAGTTGTAATATAAACAATATAATGGCTCTTGTATGCTTCATTTCTTTTGTACTTCATGTGATATATAGAATTCTTCTTATTAAGCTCATTCAGTATAACCCTGCTTTTTCCAAAGTACAGCATTTTCTAATCTATGGACTACTCTTTTGTATTTTGATTCATTGATCTAGGGCCAAGCTCAACATAAATAACTTGTTTTTAAGAAGTTCAAACTTTGACACAAAATTGctgtaaaaaaaacaaactaggAAAGGAGAGGATAGAATATACCCATTTCTATATTACAAACAAAGAAAGAGCTCTCTCATACTTGTAACTCGTTGAGAAAATGTTACATTCCAATTCTATTTATCTGtaaatgttttgtttctatGTAATGCAAGACCTATTACTGTGATATGGTCTCATGTTAGTTTTAATTGGGACTCAATTTTATCTACCTGATAACTTTCATCCTTTAGTTTTGGATTTTCAGGAAATCTGATAACTATTTTGATATTTTACATTACTTCATTTGcagtttttgttattttcccttttactcATGGTTTCTCATATCAGTCATTGTCTTCAGAAAAGCTACGATAGGAAATTATTTGATAAAGGAAATGTTAAAAGACAAAGAATGATGATTCTGGAATTGTCTCCACACTTGTAACCCCACATCTTTCTTAGGGGTACTATTGCACTATCAGAGGATTGTCTGATATTGGAAGGATGTCTTGTTTTGCTGTGTTGATTCAACATTGTGTACTTTCTGCACCAGCCAAGGAAatcatacaaatatttttagtcTAATATAGCTACTCCCTAAAAAGAAGCAACATGATTTCTAGCTGTGCATGCATGTGACTCCAAACCTAATTCCTGCATCTGGGAGTTAAATGCACATGAAAACATCATCTTTCGTTCATATGTTCTTTGGATTGTATTTTTGTTTATGTGGTATCATAAATTATATCATTGTTCTGTTGTCATGCTTGAAATGTTGCTATAGACACATTTATGGTCAGTATTTGAAGTTTTTCTTAAACTTGGGGTCTTACCAAATGTTCTTCAAGAGAGAGATGTGATGCTGTCTTATTGTGAAACAATGTGGCAGGTGGGCAGAATGTTGTTACCAAATTTTTTATGTACTCTTGGTTTTTTCATTAGCATGTGCAAGCAGGAATAAACAATTGAATTCTTACAGCTCGAGGTAGTGTCCATCAACCAGAACTAGCCATGCACTcattgcagcagcagaaaagagTTAATTGTGTTTTCTCATTGCCTGTTGTATTCAAGATAAGGTGGCTGGTAGATACATGGGTCCATTTGATGTTTGTTTACACTTCTGAACTGTTGCTTCCACAAAGCATTTGATGTGTTGAGGGGCAGTTCCCTTTTACTCTAAATCCATCTTCTGGCAATTGTCATTTCTTTAGTAACACTGAAATGCTATTATTCTCCATTGTGCAAAGAAAATTACATAAGCATGTTTTTAGGaaagcatttgttttcttttcacaagAATAATTCACTTGTAACACTGAAGGTCACATTAACATGCTTTGGACTTGGGCAAAAGGTTTCAAGGAAGCCAagctaaaatacaaaaaactaGTAATCCAACAATAAAACTGGAATATGTTATATACTCCATTTTACAATCTTACAATGTActgagtattttaaaaatctgcttcAGAGGGTGTGAACTTCATACAGATAGGAAAGAGACTGTGAACCTTCTACAGTAGCAGGCAGGGCTGACATCACAGACCTATGCTCTTGCCCTTCATATCAGGGTAGGAATTTGTattcaaaagcttttaaaaattgatttctaTCACTTAAAGTTAGGATATTTTCATCTAACACgaactttttaattttcacccttatattttcatttttcttcaagtGGTCTGGAGTTTTAGAACAGATCTATTGGTTTTGTCAGCAGAGAATATGacttttcaattttaattttttattatgtttgAATATGGTTTTTATATTCTACCTTAATGAAATCAAGTTTGTGCAGTACTTGAAAAGAGAATTTGCTAATTTTTGTGGTCATTTCAAAGTTGGCTGCAAGAGTGAAGAATCATAACTATGAAAACTTTGGTGTTGTGAGTCTAATTGGTCTCTTCATTTGTGCACATAAAATAACATCTGTATTAATATTACAGACAAACATTTTCTTAACTTCCATTACTATAAGTTTAAGTTACTTAGTTACTTTAAGTAACTTTAAGTAACCAAGTAACTTCAAGTATACTTTAAGTTACAGTATAAGTTACTATAAGCAAAAAAATTGGGAGATTTTTGTGAAGCTTTTTTTACACATCTGTGTTAGAATGGCTTTAATATTCCAGTATTGTTGCTTATTTGTCTCATAGTGCAATCCAGTGATAATAAAGCTACAAATGGGGATCACTTCCTTTCTACTGTGAATGACCTAGTGACAGACAAGATTGGTTTTAGCAGGTTGTTCAGCTTTCATGAATGAACACATTTTACACTCCTAATGAGtgacaaatttaaaatattgggTTAGGAAAAGTGCAGAGGAGACAGAGTAACAGTCATCAAATCTGTTGTTTTTAAGAAGACTCTTTTCACAAAGGCTTTTCATCAGAGGGTTACTTGGCTCTAAAATAAATTTCACCTGTGATGCAGAGTAAGCAGAAAGAAATTTGCATACCTGTAGTTGCCAGCCAAGAAGTTACCTTTTCACAGGCAGACATAAACCAAGGAGCATTAATAGAAATACAAGAAGAATATGAGATGAATGACTGTTCACAGTAAGTGGGCCATTTTTAATGCAGAAGTGTAAAAGCAGAAAGGTACACTTGATATATAGATGTCTGTACATGTGTAGTAAATCCTTCCTCATGTAATGAACTTAATGGAGTCTGCCTCATTCCCCATGATGGAACAGCACAGCTCCCATGCCACAGTCTAATGCTCCATTTTGGTTTACACTCTGGGATTCTACTTGCCAAATTACATACtcttcattccttttctttttctctcatcaGGTGAGATCTAGTGTGGGGTGTGTAGGGTTTGGGTGCTGTTCAGTTTTATTTAAACTGTGGTTATTTGCATATTGCCTTAGAGTATGCTGATACTCATCTTCTTTTGAGGGTTCTGAGCTAAGGATTTTTACTCTTGCTTCTTTGAATAATGGACTTTTTTAAAGAACTTGGCTCTGAGGTCTTCAAATTTCTTTACCTGCTAGGATATGTAGTTTTCTGTAGCTTAGTACCATGATCATTAAGCCTTTGTGTAGGATTCATATACCCAGTTTTATACCTAAGCTGGGGtgattttttcatcattttattcagtattttttaactgtctggttttaattttacCTCTTCAAAAACTGAGAAACTCTTAGTCATATTTTCCTATTTGTCCTTGGTCCTAAAGAAATGGCTagatttttcagctttctttggGGAACTGGTAATACTAAATAAATATAGACAATCTTCTGTCTTTCTTTGAAAGCCTTTTACTAGAAGAGAAAATAGCAGTTTTCCAAGGCCTGCacagtgcttttgaaaatctgACAAGTACatatcttttttaaaatcctctcTTCTGTTGAGAGTTCATGGCCTTAAAGCAGAGCTTCTGTTGCTGTTAGATAGAAAAGGAGGGAAATCAATCAACAGAGCCTGTGAAGAGGTAACCTGTAAATTAAGTATTCATGTAGTCTGACCATGACCAGAGCAGATTAATTTTGCTGAGACAATTCCACATTTTGGTGTTGAAAATAGTTCAAGAGAGATGCTGTAATTCATAGAGGCCTGTGTACTGTCCCTTAGTTTGCATTTCTCTATTGTTGATATGCTAAAGCTagtgctgcttttctg is drawn from Haemorhous mexicanus isolate bHaeMex1 chromosome 4, bHaeMex1.pri, whole genome shotgun sequence and contains these coding sequences:
- the LCORL gene encoding ligand-dependent nuclear receptor corepressor-like protein isoform X3, whose translation is MDEKCSFCNLHKETASDRASVFGSSQSTPTEELSSQGQSNTDKIECQAENYLNALFRKKDLPQNCDPNIPLVAQELMKKMIRQFAIEYISKSSKIQENRNGSSFEPSLMCKSIQMNQTENSLQEEQDSPLDLTVNRTQEQNTQQGDGVLDLSTKKSARLEEPKYDPLCSENSVSGSSSTADANSEETANLEKGKSTLNKVLESFCSYHWQQTLAMLKFLLQDENVSIVCSCKQTHLVHSETPSSLTEEDVHVPFCSCNGHMLTKRCCLQNQRPNTCLPPLSVCIKDFHSLSCQAVAIGCIKTMVNKACSSPKYCAEQLQNYNRHSVKAAACTYSAKDCDLLSSIKNSNRSRSPSPPPLSPVHSKEFELSEGMVMDFPTLDNNKLEISINQPPSLLPAEGSKGEFEYKGKTCEGKEIDYSDGALGSADQESNDGYMNSEKGEHSAIFQDLMDRINEKLKSIDTTDLATNLVKLSSSDRAPENDVKLGDFITSLLHNAKASDYSFMELLRQHDKQVENKIIQTRFRKRQETLFATYNSPDSPVIRRQSLQIKRELASLDETLVRKKSISERNAKRSTKKIDKMHPSKRHSFTVIGDETLQHLESNPCTNCQTKPMCFPVHQTESFNLPLTNFQTSSSFLVLSENSAIAASQAKLPNTQGDCATLKETGQIPLKDESNEILGRTKRNIVPPGWYSVYVTNNIMFRKSSSTKKSLKSLEKMRINKNLHAERCSDINISKIVRDTNLQVVVERLEDTINLSRKTSNSLLDSYKMSQKLKGNAYEQVMNSAPRRGLPFTLSEMGCTGQTFLPHSHVPSSSKIKAICVASNTQETVIDQEINDGLLKSLTFNSSSSASGSGDLHVTSEAGEIPSPLNYSSPIKLMFVSEVNSHEGVKYTLTSAAASTKGSTDLCLFQGHTNALLDKQATGDLSQAVCVKGCDCSENDTKERSSCVYAEALTSSCPVGQININDSKKNDEVVEKSSSSSELVFKRKPGRPKKIGPQVVKQVKRPIGRPPKPKVDMSGSTKPKPELSCGGKSLKSDAAAMEEVNSNKNITVTVVFGRSRRTKRHVSEGNLNLISILPTQRIDSNFANDPSKARHNAETGSALTETVKAFQNPSAEKEVSGYDYVRPIKGNLASPHPCSNVIRQIKKPLTTVRKPGRPAKVKISGISVTVSRLSPQERKVSISNSLPPLQQQNVLEKSTSQERKNQLCNNMGQVKNMQKDSREDGSHSVTTAVSRKREIPSRHSARDRKPSLHFLHSLASSSPFTCRSALLHKSYKLHLKKAKERKEKLTQSSQCTASRDTSEQRNPGNAKKDLKDGGFGPINEVSSDPIFSSNPSLRWWPTSTSSDTLLEELNNRFEQMTNTWLRVGGSEFDKCVCEKRDPIERDCNTEMSDPLDSCLVGLETSPIKMLFQKKCNMNELCTWFMQTTETQSLSLVRKANARNPLEVVSTKEIKMETKQSDPSTCPFRKHFKKFALSSPSKPAGKLQILHNMVRSPVLSMKSNFTLARLKRNEFKKLQRDRWEQTKKLYNQAPGGWKSKKKNLQLFCQSQLFKSTSGGANDETPKLQEKNAVEIQPTQTLVESQNSLLPTENETRDAFVEQMMGLSDFNPHPGLANILKSHSEANGTIHCQQNVRKEQNQDKLFQNTWKAKTFKDCRIFLRKINHIEQHNSLKLNNVIYSPEAVDSKSTQAYMEEKRHPLLRSHSTKQNTLKKQENEVETSKGSNSSKVIEKLDGQFHSRKLSSGVNQDDNPAGSSEGLTRINKRKSPQWETTDTNLRKRHKRQSCSSGQMAPYYPKYQVGKFLFPTSS